The following proteins come from a genomic window of Clupea harengus chromosome 22, Ch_v2.0.2, whole genome shotgun sequence:
- the rtn4rl2a gene encoding reticulon-4 receptor-like 2a, giving the protein METPTISRSRRCSIAHNFKSGLSLWLVVWLVLVKPAPVQGCPHSCVCYPSPMTISCQAQNLTIVPSGVPDESQRVFLQNNRITELRVGTFGFGTQVLWLFSNNLTWIESGAFGEMRDLEELDLGDNPHLRRLEGGAFRGLEKLQSLHMHRCRLAALPHDIFHKLYSLQFLYLQENQLHFLQDDLFSDLINLSQLFLHGNRIRTLSENVFRGLVNLDRLLLHDNRVRQVNRRAFRDLGRLTMLFLFNNSLAELPGQAMRDMDSIQFLRLNGNPWACGCEARPLWDFFRSNRISSSELVCASPSPRRGLDLRFMREMDFALCPMPDPGSLAGSTTTTFKTNTRWWFSKHKPVSSSKGIFEKSTETVKAFPFNGGKPTSTKYELSEDEALLPKLDPEEYWANYENEDAGATLRCFELECAPDFDVLPPSSSASFSSISSHFSLLSLLSLSLLTVSIHLLFG; this is encoded by the exons ATGGAAACCCCTACGATCTCACGGAGCCGGCGGTGCTCCATTGCGCACAATTTTAAGA GTGGTCTTTCGCTGTGGCTGGTCGTCTGGCTGGTTCTGGTTAAACCGGCTCCCGTTCAGGGCTGCccgcactcgtgtgtgtgttacccgtCACCCATGACGATCAGCTGTCAGGCGCAAAATCTGACCATTGTACCATCTGGAGTGCCCGACGAATCCCAGCGTGTCTTTCTGCAGAACAACCGCATTACTGAGCTGAGAGTGGGGACCTTCGGATTTGGAACTCAG GTCCTCTGGCTTTTCTCCAACAACCTCACCTGGATTGAGTCTGGCGCCTTCGGTGAGATGCGTGACCTGGAGGAGCTCGACCTGGGTGACAACCCTCATCTGCGCCGTCTGGAAGGGGGTGCCTTCCGTGGCCTGGAGAAGCTGCAGAGCCTGCACATGCACCGGTGCCGGCTGGCAGCTCTGCCCCATGACATTTTCCACAAGCTGTACAGCCTGCAGTTCCTCTACCTGCAGGAAAACCAGCTCCACTTCCTGCAGGATGACCTGTTCTCTGACCTCATCAACCTGAGCCAGCTTTTCCTCCATGGCAACCGCATCCGCACCCTGTCCGAGAATGTGTTCCGGGGCCTGGTCAACCTGGACCGGCTGCTGCTGCACGACAACCGTGTGCGACAGGTCAACCGCCGCGCCTTCCGCGACCTTGGCCGTCTCACCatgctcttcctcttcaacaACTCCCTGGCAGAGCTGCCCGGTCAGGCGATGCGTGACATGGACTCCATCCAGTTCCTGCGGCTCAATGGCAACCCCTGGGCCTGCGGCTGTGAGGCCAGGCCCCTCTGGGACTTTTTCCGCTCCAACCGCATCTCCAGCTCTGAGCTCGTCTGCGCCTCCCCTTCCCCTCGCCGTGGCCTTGACCTGCGTTTCATGCGGGAGATGGACTTCGCCCTCTGCCCGATGCCCGATCCTGGCTCCCTGGCcggctccaccaccaccaccttcaaAACCAATACCCGCTGGTGGTTCTCCAAGCACAAGCCAGTGTCCTCCTCCAAGGGTATCTTCGAGAAGAGTACCGAAACCGTGAAGGCGTTCCCCTTCAACGGGGGTAAGCCCACGTCTACCAAGTACGAGTTGAGCGAGGATGAGGCCCTCCTCCCCAAGCTGGACCCCGAGGAGTACTGGGCCAACTATGAAAACGAAGATGCCGGTGCCACACTGCGCTGCTTTGAGCTTGAGTGTGCGCCCGACTTTGATGTCCTTCCACCCTCCTCCTCGGCGtccttctcctctatctcttcccacttctccctcctctcgctgctctccctgtctctcctcactgTCTCTATCCACCTTCTTTTTGGCTGA